The Humulus lupulus chromosome 7, drHumLupu1.1, whole genome shotgun sequence region ATGAAAAACCCAAGTGGCAAAGTTCTAAAAATCTTTTTAATGCCAAGTACAGAAAAAAAGACATCTGATGCTAGTAGCTACTAGCTAGCCATAAAGATGTCTTGACTCGTATTAAAAGGAACACCTTACATTCCTCTGCCCTTAATATGAGATTATTATCCTTATTACCAAAACCTTTATCTTCTGGCATATACAGACAATTTATGAGCAGAATTATACAATGACAGCAACACCATCTTCGTTTGTCTGTTCCAACTGTTTTGAAGATTTGATGAGCGGTTCGGTCTGCTGTTCATTGTCTAAATCGTCCCCCACTTGCCCGGATGACTTTGGCTTCCAGTATATTGCATAGAGAACCAGCTGAAGACTTCCAAGGAAAAATCCAGTCCCATTTGGTATCTGCACACAGTAGATAATATATCCATTTCATTTATCCAAATAGTTGACCAATACTGTGACTTAATAACCAAAACAATGAGGAAAAAATTTGTTTTCCATAGGAGAAGATATATGATATTAGAATGCAACTTACTCCAACAAATGTGTCTTTTGCAAGTACAGCATAGACAGTCCAAACTCCACCATTCAAGAAAAAGACAAGCGAAAGGAAAGGCATGTACTCAACACTTTTTGTCAAATATACTGTTTTCTGTAACATCAAAATGTAGCATTAGACTAAAACAGAttcaattgaaaaaaaaaacaaagaaaagaatTGAAATTGAAAAAGGGAAAGAAGAGAATATGCAAAGagagtaattttttattaatgcGTTCTCTTTCATTTATTCCTTATTTGTTACCATAGCAAAAAGAGgagatgcataggcaatcatacTGAAGATCATACACAACAACCCCGCAATATCAATTCGAGTAT contains the following coding sequences:
- the LOC133791048 gene encoding bidirectional sugar transporter SWEET16-like; amino-acid sequence: MPAILVVVCVVIFPAAAILHTQFLLRGDTRIDIAGLLCMIFSMIAYASPLFAMKTVYLTKSVEYMPFLSLVFFLNGGVWTVYAVLAKDTFVGIPNGTGFFLGSLQLVLYAIYWKPKSSGQVGDDLDNEQQTEPLIKSSKQLEQTNEDGVAVIV